Below is a window of Veillonella rodentium DNA.
TCGTATTGGTTTGTTGGATTTGGCGCTTTAGCCGGTCTTTTTGTAGTGATACGTCACCGGGATAATATTAAACGTCTATTGGCTGGTAATGAGTTGAAAGTAGAACGAATAAAAAAGGATGAATGATATGAACGTAGTTGTTATCGGATCCGGTAGTTGGGGAACGGCATTAGCCATAAAATCCGCATTAGCGGGAAACACTACAACTATATATTGCCGTCGTCCTGAATTCGGAAAACAATTGGCTATCGATCACGAGAATAAAGAATATTTACCGGGGGTTATTTTACCCGATTCTTTACAATTCAGTTCGGATTTGGAGGCCTGTATTCGCAATGCTCAGATTGTGTTGATGGTAACTCCGTCTGTCCATGTTCGAACCAGCCTTGAGGCAATACAACCTTATGCACATAAGGAACAGTCTTATGTGTTATGTTCAAAAGGGGTGGAACAAACTACAGGAAAATTGTTGACTACCGTTATGTCCGAGATATTAGGTTCTGTAGGATGTAACTTAGCTGTTTTGACAGGTCCGAACCATGCGGAGGAGGTAGCCCGGAATCTACCGGCTGCCGCCGTATTGAGTACGGAAAATCTTGATGTGGCCATCAAATTACAAAATGCCTTGCATAGTCAAAATTTTAGAATATATTCCAGTACGGATTTAATCGGTGTTGAACTGGCCGGTGCGACAAAGAATATCATTGCACTGGCGGCGGGAATTGTGGACGGTTTGGCATTAGGGGATAACTGTAAAGCCATGCTTCTGACGCGCGGCCTTCATGAAATGACGCGTTTCGGTGTTGCTTTAGGGGCGAAAAAAGAGACCTATGCAGGTCTTGCCGGCATGGGTGATCTTATTGCTACCTGCATGAGCGGTCACAGCCGTAATCGTTCTGCGGGACAACAATTAGCTGATGGCAGGACGATGGATGATATCATGCAGCATACCAATATGGTGGTAGAAGGTTTTTTTGCGACGGATATCATTCATAAGATGGCTGAAGAACATGATATAGAGATGCCAATTACAGCGGCTTTACACGATGTATTGCATCAGAAAATAACACCTGCTGCAGCATTAGAAGAATTGATGGGACGAAATAGTAAAATTGAAGTATCATAAGTAAAAGATACTTTTATTTTGGTTATTTATATACTATAATTAATGAGTATAATCTTGTGAGGATTGTATGCGAATTATTGGCGGAACTGCGAAGGGGCATGCTATTAAAGCGCCAAAGGGAATGAATACTAGACCTACACTGGATCGAGTTCGTGAAAGTGTATTCAATGTGTTGGCTAATAGGGGAATTTACGGTACAGATGTATTGGACCTTTTTTCCGGTACCGGTGCCGTAGCAATCGAATCGTTGAGTCGCGGTGCTGCTCGGGCAGTGGCCGTTGACTGTAAAACGGGGAAATTGATTTTAGAAAATGCCGTGCATTGTCGTGTCGATGATCGATTACAGATTATCCCGAGAAAACTTTCACAAGTGAAAAATTATATAGAAGGACAGCAGTTCGACTATATTTTTTCTGACCCACCATATGAGCATGGATTTATACAGGATACTATTGATTTCGTGGTAGTGAACAATTTGCTAAAATCTTCAGGGGTTTTACTGTTGGAACATCATAAGGATGAAGTGTTTACATTACCTGAATCATGGGATTGTATCAAAGTACAAAAATTTGGTTATACGATGGTTTCCTATTTTGTAAATGCTGCTGAAAGGAGTTAGACCTGTGCGTATAGGTATATGTCCGGGGAGTTTTGACCCAGTTACAAATGGACATGTTGATATTTTTGAGCGGGGCAGTCGGTTGGTGGACAAGCTGATTATCGCGGTCAGCACTAACCCGAACAAAAACTCTTTGTTCACGATGGAGGAACGGGTCGAGATGATTCGAAATTCCGTCCAACATATTCCGAATGTTGAAATTGACTGTACAGGTGGTTTACTCAATGAATATGTAAAGTCTAAAAATGCGACCATAATTATTCGCGGTTTACGTGCATTGAGTGATTTTGAATACGAGTTTCAGCGCGCTTTGTTTGCAAAATATTTGGATGATGACATTGAGACTGTTTTTATTATGACAAATAATAAATATTCTTTTGTCAGCTCCACAGGTATTCGTGAACTGGCTAAATTCGGTGGAAAACTGGATGGTCTCGTTCCGGATGATGTAAAGTTAAAACTTGAAGAACGCTTTAATACGGTACATAATAAATAGGAGTGATTTGTATGAAAACAGAAAAATTATTAGAAGATTTAGAGGTTCTTATTGAATCCAGCAGTCGTATTCCCATGACTACTAAACGCATGGTAGAAGAAGATGAAATTATGCGTATTATTGACTCCATTCAAGAATCTTTACCGTTGGAGCTTGATGAATCACGTCGTATCGTAGCTGAGAAGGATAAGGTGTTGGCTGATGCCCAACGTCAGGCTGAAACATTAATCGATCAGGCGAAGGATTACATCGCTAAATTGACTGCTGAAAGTGAATTGGTTAAACAGGCTCAGGAACAGGCCAATCAAATCATCAATGCAGCAAATCAGTCCTCTGAAGAATTGAAAGCCAGCTCGATTCAATATGCCGGCGATGTTCTTAAATATGTGGAAAACAACTTAGAAAAAACATTGGAAAGTTTACGTCAGAACCGTGAAAGCTTGAAACAAACGGAAGAACGGACGGAAGAAAATCAGTAATAGAAAAATTATATTAAAAAAGGCTATATGCAGCTGGTGCTGCATATAGCCTTTTTTCACTCGATATAGTTTTCAGGTTTTTTAGGTTCTACAATCATGGTTTGATGCGTATTGAATATGACAAATCCGAGAGGAGACCCAGGTGGCTTTTTAATATTTTTTATATAGGTGTAGTCAACAGGCACTTTACTGCTTTCACGAGCTTTACTGAAGTATGCCGCGTATTGGGCTACTTTGGATATAATCATATCATCCGGCTCCACATTAAGTCTTAGGATGAGATGTGAGCCCTGAATTTCCTGTGTATGGAACCAGATATCAGTAGGTTTGGCAAAGCGATGTGTTAAATATTCGTTTTGTTGATTGTTGCGTCCGATGAAGATCTCGCCTTCATCTATTGTGAGGTGAATGTAATTGGATTTCCCCAATTTATAG
It encodes the following:
- a CDS encoding NAD(P)H-dependent glycerol-3-phosphate dehydrogenase yields the protein MNVVVIGSGSWGTALAIKSALAGNTTTIYCRRPEFGKQLAIDHENKEYLPGVILPDSLQFSSDLEACIRNAQIVLMVTPSVHVRTSLEAIQPYAHKEQSYVLCSKGVEQTTGKLLTTVMSEILGSVGCNLAVLTGPNHAEEVARNLPAAAVLSTENLDVAIKLQNALHSQNFRIYSSTDLIGVELAGATKNIIALAAGIVDGLALGDNCKAMLLTRGLHEMTRFGVALGAKKETYAGLAGMGDLIATCMSGHSRNRSAGQQLADGRTMDDIMQHTNMVVEGFFATDIIHKMAEEHDIEMPITAALHDVLHQKITPAAALEELMGRNSKIEVS
- the rsmD gene encoding 16S rRNA (guanine(966)-N(2))-methyltransferase RsmD, producing MRIIGGTAKGHAIKAPKGMNTRPTLDRVRESVFNVLANRGIYGTDVLDLFSGTGAVAIESLSRGAARAVAVDCKTGKLILENAVHCRVDDRLQIIPRKLSQVKNYIEGQQFDYIFSDPPYEHGFIQDTIDFVVVNNLLKSSGVLLLEHHKDEVFTLPESWDCIKVQKFGYTMVSYFVNAAERS
- the coaD gene encoding pantetheine-phosphate adenylyltransferase, with protein sequence MRIGICPGSFDPVTNGHVDIFERGSRLVDKLIIAVSTNPNKNSLFTMEERVEMIRNSVQHIPNVEIDCTGGLLNEYVKSKNATIIIRGLRALSDFEYEFQRALFAKYLDDDIETVFIMTNNKYSFVSSTGIRELAKFGGKLDGLVPDDVKLKLEERFNTVHNK